From a single Brachyspira sp. SAP_772 genomic region:
- a CDS encoding cation:dicarboxylate symporter family transporter — IHLAGIHLAGSMITLACCSTAGILILGQNPTYSSILPFVLMLGIAMVAAPGAPGGAVMSALPFFYMIGITGEELQGLMIALYLTQDSFGTAANVSGDNAIAVFVDWFYKTKIKKEAVA; from the coding sequence ATACACTTAGCTGGGATACACTTAGCTGGGTCTATGATTACTTTAGCTTGTTGTTCTACTGCTGGTATACTCATACTTGGTCAAAACCCAACTTATAGCTCAATACTTCCTTTCGTACTTATGTTAGGTATTGCTATGGTTGCTGCTCCTGGTGCTCCTGGTGGTGCTGTTATGAGTGCTTTGCCTTTCTTCTATATGATTGGTATTACTGGAGAAGAGTTACAAGGTTTAATGATTGCTTTATACTTAACTCAAGACTCTTTCGGTACTGCTGCTAATGTATCTGGAGACAATGCTATAGCWGTATTTGTTGATTGGTTCTACAAGACTAAAATTAAAAAAGAGGCTGTTGCTTAA